The genome window GGAACCTTTCCCAGGAGCCTGCCGACCCGGCTATCGAGAGAGTGCGGGGAAGGTCCACTCCCGGCTGCGTGCAACGGCCTGCGGCTGATACATGCGAACCATATAGTTTCACCCCTCGGGGGTCGGGATGGAGTTGGGTTCGTCGCTGTCCCCGAACCGGACGGTGATGGATCCGTCGTCGTTCGGGACGGCGGTGACGCTATTGACGCTGACAACGTGTTCGGGGTTGTCGACCATGTACCCCTCAGCGTTGTAGACGGTGACGGACCAGAACGCGTCCACCGGGACGTCTTTGACGGTCAGCTCGTACTGGCCGTTCGAACGCGTTCCGATAGTCGGGCAGGCCCCGGGACAGGGCGAGCAGGTGGTTCCGGGTCGTGTCGAAGGAGGCGGTGTCGTAGTCGGGGTGGGTGAGGGGTGTGGAGGATGCGGCGTGGATGGTGAACTGATCCTGCAACGTGTTCACGGCCGCGATGTCGGTGTCATCGGTCGGGTCGACGAGGATGCGAACGGCAACCAGCACGTAGTCGCTGCCGCACTGGTCCGCCGTGAGCTCGTAGGTGCCGGGCGTGTGGAAGATGTGCTGGATGTAGTGGTCCTGGTTGACGACCATCGCTGACGCGTACCGGTCACCGTGTTCCGGGACTGTCAGCCGCGCTCCGCGCGACACGTCGACGACAGCGCCGCTGTAGAGCGTGTCCCGGTTCTGCCGGATCACCGGCTGCTCATCGAACGGTGTCGGGACCCGGTAGCGCAACCACTGGTTGATCCCGCCCGATTGCGACTGGCCGAAGTCGAACATCCGGTTGGTCTCCGCCCGCACGAAGTTGTCCACATTCACCTGCACCGACATGCCCCGCCCCTTCGCCGAACGCCGTAATGCTGTGAGCGTAGCGGCGGGAACCAACCGGCGAATGGATGCCCTGGCTCGGCACAACGCCTGAGAGCCGGTCGGCCGGGACCTTCGGCTCTGGAATCGTTCCTCCGATGCGCGAACGATCGGAGGCGTGAAGGTTTTCGGAGGTTTCAGACCGGGTCAGGCTCGGGACCGGTCCCGTCCCGCTCGCACAACCATCGCGTTCTGGTCACTTGTCGTGGTCGCGAGCTTCAACGCGCTGTCGGCGGTCGGCGGCGGGGCGGCGGTTCTTCTGACGAACGGCCTCGGTATGCCCGCTTCCATGCTGAAAGGGGGGCCATTCGCCTCGTTCCTCTGGCCCGGGATCATCCTTCTGGTGGTGGTGGGCGGCACCCAGTCGCTCGCCGTCGGGCTCTTGCTCGCCCGACGTCCGTCGGCGCTGGCGTGGACAGCGGTCGCCGGCTTCGGGATGATCATCTGGATCTTCGTCGAAACCGGGATCATCCGTGGCTTGTCGTGGTTGCAGGCCCTCTATTTCACGACGGGCGTCATCGAAGTCGCCCTCGTGCTCGTCCTCCTCGGCGTGATCAACGGGCCATTCGGCGCGGGCCCAGGCGCTCCCGTTGCTGCGGGCTTCACGAGACCTGCGTCGACATCCGTGCGCGACGGGCGGTGAGTCGAACGGGCTTGAGGCCTGGGGGCTTCTACCCGCAGAGGCACGGGAATCCAGACCAGACCAAGCCCGCAACATCGTTCAGCAGCAGCTCGCCGCGCTCGGGTGAGAGTCGGCCCCAATGGGCTTCAAGGCCGGGAGTGGAGTGGTCGGTGAGTAAACAAAAGGGGGTAAGCCAACCGCGCTGGCTCACCCCCTGGACGGACCTGGTGATCAGACCTTTTCGGAAGCCTCTTCGTCGGTTCGCCGGTGCAGCGCTATAGAGCGGCGGTGGTCTTGAACCACCGGTACGTCCAGAGCGAGTTGGGGTCGAGGCTCGCCGTCGTGAAGAGCGCTGTGATCGAGGATTCGTTCGGAAGAGTTCCGTAGATCGTGCGTGAGAACCCGGGGTTGTGGATTCGTGCGGCCGAGGAGACGCTGCTGTCGATGTTGCTGAGTACCGTCCAGGAACCTGAGCCGGACCACATCGACGAGCCCGGGATGCTATCGACCTGCACTGCTGTCGAAATGTAGTTCGGACTGCTCGTGGGATAAGGGTGGGCTTCGCGAATCATGTAGAACGCGTCGCGCGTGGTGGAGTAGACGATGTCGAAGTTGTTGATGAAGTCCTGAGATCCGTTCAGATCCGTGAGTCCCGTCGTCTGGATCTGGTGTTTGCCACTGATGACCGGAGCGCCGGTTGCGAAGCTGACCTGAGCGAAGTAGGCCTTCGTGTCGGCCGGGTTGCTGGTGTAGCCGGACGACCACGTGAGGACGACGGTTCCTGCGGAGGGGTTGATCGTCGTGGCGCTCGGCTGGCCTTCACCCCAGAGACTGGTCGACTTGGTCGAGTCGAACGCGATCACGGGTGACGAGTACTTGGTCCATGGTCCATCGAGACTGTTCGCGAACGCGACGCCGACCTGGTTGTGGCACGAGCAGTTGGCGTCGTTGCCGGTATAGAACATGGCGTACGTGTAGCTCGTGCCGCCGATGGTTGCGTTCACTGCCACGACGCTCGGGTCGCAATTATGGTAGTTGTCCCAACCGGTACCCGACCCTGAGAGTACCGAGGTGCTCGAGAGTACGGTCCCGGAGCTGTTGAGCGTTGTCTCGAAGATGTCATCTCGGATCGTGCCAGAGCTGCGGCTATGACATGACCAGCCGCGGTCGTTGGCGCCCGGGACCATCTCGGGCGCATAGCTGTAGGCAGTCGTCTGGATTGTGCTCGGGTCGTAGACCAGAGTGGGAGACGACCAGGAACCGATCGCGCCCGCGGATTGCGCTGTCGACGCGATGATCGCGACGCCAGCGGCCAAGGCCAACAAGGCCTGGCGCCGGCGGCGTCGGCGGGTTGCGGTAGGAGAAGACATCCTTGTCCTTTCGTTCGGCGAGCACTCGCTCGAGGGCAAAACGCTACTCCTGTAGACTCCCGCAAACAAGCAGAAAAATCCGTCCGAACAAACATTTGACACCGCTATCTATTCGAGTAGACTCTACTCGCGTCAACCTACGCTGCTGTAGTGAAAGGAACCCAGCGTGCCCCAACCCCTCGTGCTGGACACGGACATCGGAACGGATGTCGATGACATCCTCGCTCTGTCCATGATCGTGGGTTCTCCGGAACTCGATCTCACCGGTGTCACAACTGTCTACGGCGACGTCCGGCTTCGCGCCCGGATGATCGCGCGCACTCTCGCTGTCGCTGGCGCACTGCGCCCCGTGATCGTCCCCGGCCTCGGGCTCACCCGGTCCGGTCGTCCGGTCTGGTGGCCCGGTCACGAGGGCCGTTTGATGCCGGACTTGGAGATCGAGGTCATCGACGATGATCTCGATGCGATCACGGTTCTCGCATCGGCGAGCACGGTGGCGGCGATCGGTCCGCTGACGAACATCGCCGCAATGACGGAGAGACCCGATCGGGCTGTCGATCACATCGTGATGATGGGTGGCGAGTTCCGCCTCGGTCGGCCCGAGCACAACATCGTCTGCGACGTCGATGCCGCCGATGTCGTCTTCCGTTCCGGTGTGCTGCTGACAGCGGTCGGGCTCGACCAAACCGAGCGCGTCCGCATTACCGAACGCTCTCTGGAGGCCATCGAAACTGCGGGCCCGCTCGGCGACCTCCTGTATAGCGAGGTGCGCCAGTTCTGGTCCTTCGCAGAGCAGGACTACAACGTCCCCCACGACCCAGTGGCGGTTCTCGCCATCGCCCGGCCTGACCTGTTCACGACCGAGCGAGGTCAGATCACCGTGGCCACATCCGGACCCGACGCCGGAGTGACCACCTTCGTACCCGATCCCGCTGGCCCGCACCGTGTCGTCACAGATGTCGACACAGAGCAGGTGGCCTCCGAGATCGTCTCGCGCATCGTCGCCGCTGGCGTGCGCAACCTTGCACCGCTCGAAGAGGAGAAGCAATGAAGAAGCACACCCGAAAGGTCCTGGCAGTAGCCGCGGTCGCCTTGATCCCGCTGGCCGGCTTGGCCGCCTGTGCGTCCGGGAGCGCCGGCAGCGACAAGGTGACCATCACGTTCGCCAACGCCGACACCTCGGCCACCTGGGGCGACGCCGTGAAGGGGTTCGAGAAGGCCAACCCGAACATCACCGTCAAGCAGCTCAACATCCCGTACGCGCAATACGTGGCGACCATCAACCAGCGCATGGGGCAGGGCGGCGGCGGAATCGACGTCATGGTCGTGGACGCGGGCGGCGCGCTGGCGGACTTCGCCAGCCGAGGCTACCTCGCGGACATCAGCGACCTGAAGCAGCAGGCCATCGATACAGCCGTGAGCGAGGACATGGTCACCGCGCGGGAGTACAAGGGCAAGCTGTACGCCCTCGAGCCGTGGACCACTTCGCAGTTCCTCTACTTCAACAAGGATCTGCTCGCCAAAGCCGGCGTTCAGGAGCCCTCGACCGATCCCTCCCAGCCATGGACCTATGAGCAGCTCACCGACGCGGCCAAGAAGGTCAAGGCGACCAACGCCGCCGAGTACGCGTTCCTGTTCGACCAGTGGGACAGCTACTACCAGCTCCAGATGGTCGGCGCTTCCGCGGGAGGCGGCAACGGGATCTCGGACGGCGGCAAGGTCGACTTCGCGAACGCGGGATGGCAGAAGGCGCTGACCTGGTACCACGACCTGTTCACCGATGGGATCTCGCCGCGCGGGATCACCAACGACAAGAACGGGCCGCTGTTCCAGACCGGCAAGGCCGCGTTCATGATCTCCGGTCCGTGGGGCGTTTCGGTCGCCGCGCAGGGCAAGATCAACTTCGGCATCGCGCCCGCCCCGTACTTCGACGGCGGCAAGCAGGCCACGTCAACGGATTCGTGGGGCGTTGCGGTCTCGGCGAAGTCGAAGCAGACGGACGCTGCCAAGAAGTTCCTGCAGTACCTGACGATCAACTCGACGGGGAACACGGAGTCCGCTCAGGTCGCCAACATCACGCCCACCAACAAGGACGCCTATCCGGCATACGCGACCAAGGCGAACGCCACCGCGGGGGCTTCCAGCGCCAACTTCGGTGACGTGATGCAGTACCAGCTGAAGCACAACGCGGTCCACCGTCCGAACGTCCTCGGCTACAGCGTCTTCGAGCCGGGCGCGGACCAGATGTTCGCCGACATCCGAAACGGCGCGGACCCCAAGACCGCGGCGCAGAAGGCTGACGACGAGCTCACTGCTCAGATCGCACGGCTGAAGTAGCTTATGACCGTGTTCAGCACCAAGGCGGCGTCGGGGGTCACGACCTCCGGCGCCGCCCGGCGGCGTGTTTCGGTTCGCGCCCGCCGAGACTTGCTTGTCGCGGCCGCGCTCTTGGCGCCGGCCCTGATCATCCTCATCGTGATGCGAGTCGTGCCGATGGTCAGTGCCGTCAGCACCAGCTTCCAGCATCAGTCGCTCTCCGAGGGGTCGAGCTTCACCGGCCTTGCCAACTACGCGTACCTCTTCACGTCGCCGGACTTCTACTCGGTGCTCTGGGTGACGTTGACGTTCAACATCGTGGTCAACCCGGTCATCGTCGTCCTTTCCACGGCAGTCGCACTTCTGTACACCCAGCGTGTGCCCGCGGTGGGACTCTGGCGGTCGCTGGTCTTCGTGCCGGCGGCCGTTCCGGGTGCCGTTGTGACGTTGATCTGGAGCACAGCACTGCAGCCCGACGGCCTCGTGAATTCGATCCTCACGTTCTTCGGCCTGCCCCCTCAGCCGTTCTTCACTTCTGCGAGCCAGGCAGCGATGTCGATCGGCATCCTCGTGACGTGGGGTGCGCTCGGCTACTGGATGATCTTCATCATCGCGGGGCTGAACGACATCCCGGACTCGCTGCACGAAGCCGCGATGATCGATGGCGCCAACTGGTGGCGTCGGCTGTTCTCGATCACGCTCCCGCTCCTGAAGCGACCCATGGCGTTCGTCCTGGTGGCGTGCACAGTCGGCAACTTCCTGCAGTTCGCTCCCGTGCAGATCCTCACGAAGGGCGGACCGGAAGGTTCCACCAACTTCATCATGTACGACATCTTCAATCGAGCGTTCCTGCTCAACGATCAAGGCGTCGGCCAAGCCGAGGTGGTCGTCCTCATGGCCATACTCGCGATCATCGTCGCCATCCAGTTCCGACTTCTGCGAGACGATACCCGATGAAGCAATCACGGCGCGCCACCATCACCCTGCTCGTGGCCTCCATTGTCACGGCGATCGTCGTCTTCCTGCCGCTGTGGTGGGTCTTCGTCTCGTCGCTGCGCCCCGGCAACACCTACGTGAACTACACGACTCCGCTGTCGTGGCTGGCGTTCATCCCGATCGGCGGCGACCTCACCAACTATGTTTCGGTGTTCTCGGGGCCCTTCCTGATCGGTCTGGGCAACAGCTTTCTTGTTGCAGGTCTCACGATCCTCCTCGGCCTGATCGTCGCCGTACCCGCCGCCTACGTTCTCGCCACCATTCCGTTCAAGGGACGAGGGCTCGTCTTCAGCTTCATCGTCATCGTCTCGATGATCCCCTTCGACGCGATCTCGATCCCGCTGGCCTCTCTGTTCCAGAACTGGGGGCTCTCGGATTCCTACGCGGGACTGATCCTCCCGGCCCTCGCCAACGGATTCGCCATCTTCATGCTGCGTCAGTTCTTCCTCGGCATCCCGACCGAGTTGCTCGACGCCGCCGCGGTCGACGGCCTCGGCCGATTCGGCACGCTCTGGTGGATCGTCCTCCCCTCGGCCAGGCCCGCGCTGATCGGCGCGAGCATGATGCTCTTCCTCTCCCAGTGGCAGGCGTATCTCTGGCCCCTGCTGATCGGCACATCGCCGGAGAGGCAGCTCGCCCCGATTGCGCTGGCCAACCTCAGCACACTTTTCACGGTCGACATGGGCCAGATCCTCGCGGGCTCGTTCGTGCTCAGCATCATCCCGATGATTCTTCTGCTTCTCTTCCAGCGGCAGTACACCCAGTCGCTGTCGTCGACAGGGATCAAAGGATGACGTCCGGAAAGCTGCTGGTGGTCGGCTCGCTCAATCAGGACACGTCGCTGAAGGTGCACGTGTTGCCGAAGCCCGGCGAGACCGTCGCCGCGATCGATGTGCTCGTCTCAGCCGGCGGGAAGAGCGCAAATCAGGCCGTCGCGGCCTCACGGCTGGGAGCCGAGGTGTCCCTCATCGGCGCGGTCGGAGACGACGAGGCAGGGACGGCACTGCGACGACAGCTGGAGGCGAGCGGCGTTGACACCTCCAGTGTGTCGACGATCGTGTCGACGGCAACGGGAACCGCCCTCATCACGGTGGATGATCAGGGCGAGAACACCATCGTCGTTGCCGCCGGGGCGAACGACCACCTCACGCCCGAGCGCATCGGTGATTCAGACTTCGGCGGCGCCGCGATCATCTCCCTCTGCCTCGAGGTCCCCGATCACGTGCTGGTCTACGCTGCGCTTCGGGCGAAGCGTCAGGGCGCGAGGGTGATGCTCAATGCTTCGCCGCTGCGTGCGTTCGACTGCGCCCTCCTGGAGTTGGCCGACATCGTCGTCGTGAACGAGCACGAGTATTCCGCTCTGTTCGGTGAGCTTCCGGCCGAGGACGACGACTGGCTCACCAAGCTCGCGGAACTCGCGACGCAGCTGCTGATCGTCACTCTAGGGAAGGATGGCGCGATCGCCGTGGACAGATCCACGCCGACGCCGACCATTCATCGTCAGGAGAGCCGTCATGTCGAGGCTGTCGACACGACAGGCTGCGGTGACGCTCTTGCCGGCGTGCTCGCCGGCGAACTCTCCAAGGGAACACCTCTACCCGAGGCTTTGGAACGAGCGACTGCATTTGCGTCGCTGGTGGCAACGCGGTCAGGCGCTCAATCCTCCTACCCGTCACGGGAGGCCTTCGCCCAGTGGCAGGCTGAGCAGGCCTACGCGTACGAGTGACACCCGCACGACGCGCGCGTCACCAGGCTGACGCCGACCCGTTCGTGCACAGGAATGAATGGGTCGGCGAGCACCGCTGCGAGAGCAGCAGCAGCGATCTCCTCGATCGGCTGCTCGATAGCACTCAACGGCGGGTCGCTGTACGCGGCGTCCTCGGTTCCGTCGAACGAGATCACCGCAAGATCCTCGGGGACCCGCACGTTCGCCTCGCGAGCCGCGCGCAACAGACCCAGGGCCTGAACGTCCGAGCTCACGAATAGCGCATCGGGTGCGCGGTCAGGGTTCTTCAGCAGCCGACGACCGGCTTCATACCCACCGTTCCGGGTGAACTCAGCTCGCTCGACGAAGCTCAGTGCTTCGGTCTGGCCAGCGCTTCGTACGGTGTCCTCCCAGCCCTTCAAGCGCTCGTCAGCTCCTGGCCCTCCCTCGGGACCGGCCAGGTGTCCGATACGCTTTCGGCCGTGTTGAAGGAGGTGCTCGACTGCCATCTGTGCGCCGCCATAGTTGTCGGGCAATATCACAGCCTGATCCGCCGCGGCGCGTCGATCGAGGTACACGGTTGGCGTACGACCGACCGCCATCGTGGTGCTCGGGTCCAAGCTGACGACGATGAGGCCGTCCACCTGGCGTCCGACAAGAGAGTCGATCTGTGCGGCCTCGCGATCTATGTCGTTGTCAGAATCACCGAGGAGCAGAGCGTAACCGGCGTCAAAAGCCCGATTGGACACCGCCTGCGCGAGTGCCCCGAAGTATGTGTTGCTGACGTCCGGCACGACAAGGCCCACGGCGGTCGCCCGCTGCAGACGCAAGGCCCGGGCTGCAGCATTTGGTCGGTACCCCAGGGTCTCCATGGAGGCGAGGACCCGCTCGCGCGTCGCTTTGGCCACTGGACGCGGACCGTTGTTCACGACGTAGCTCACGACAGCGGTGGAAACCCGGGCGTGCTTGGCGACGTCAGAGCGTGTGACTTCACGCTTGCCAGTGTCGGTCATGGGCCCTCTTTCAAGAGAATCTACTCGCGTAGTCTATCGGTAGACCGAGGTGCTTTAAAGCTGTTGACCGGCGGCTTTCGAATCGGAAACCACGTTAACAAATCCGTGTGGCCACCGTGATGAACACCGTCAGCGACGCGAAGAACGGCCCACCACCCAAGTACCCGAGCCAGCGGTCCGCTTGGTCCGGGTCGAGGTATCCCGCGGCGACCGCTCGGCGGGTGACGCGGGCGAAGCCGAAGATGCGGTCGCCCTCAATGGGGTCGGTGTAGGTGGCGGTGACCGGGATCACGGTGTCGAGTTGGAGGCCGGCGTGCTGCACGAGCCGCGGGAGTTCGCTGCCGATGCGCGGGTTGCGGATCACCTCCTCGATGACGAAGCGCCGGTAGGTCTCGGCGAGTTCGGGTTCGGGGCTGTCGATGACGAGGGTCTGCCAGTCCGGCTCGGCGAGGACGACCCGGCCGTCCGGGCGCAGTATGCGCCGGAGCTCGCTCAGCACGGTCGCGGGGGCGGTGAGGTGCTGCGCGGTCCGGTCGACATAGGCCCGGTCGACCGACCCGTCGTCGAGGGCGAGCGTGTGGGCGTCGCCGACGATCAGCTTCAGTCGTGGGTCCTCGAACCGGTCTCGCGCGGCGCGGAGCGCTTCTTCGTCGGCGTCGACGCCGATCAGGGAGCCGGCCGGGCCGAGGGCGCGCAGGAGGGGGTCGAGTTCGCCGCCGGTGCCGCAGCCGAGATCGAGGATCGTGTTGGCGGGGTCGATCGCGAGCTGCTCGATCGCGAGCGTCTTGTAGGTCCGGCCGGCCGGGGATGCCGCGGCTCGGAGCAGATAGTCCGAGGGGCGTTGGGCTTCGAACTTCGACGCGGGCGGCTCGTCCGGGATCAGCTGCCGGCGGGCGCTCGTGTAGGACTCGCCCGTCTTCGCCGCGCGCAGGCGGACTCGGCGTTTGAGGTTGCGGTTCCGGGTCATGACGCTCCTTCACGCCGCGAAGCGATGCCCCCAGCGGCTCGCCTCGGGGCGATCCAGGATTCGTGACCGGCCCGAGTCGAGAAGACCCTTTGCCTCGCGTGCGGCCGGCGCTGGGTGCCGGCATCGAGGTTCGGCGTGAGCCACGCCGTGGACGGAACTCTACCTCCTTCGCCTCTTGATACCTAGGACTCCCATGCCTAGAATTCCTAGGTATGGCGAACGATCGAATCAAGGGGAATCTCGACCTCCTGCTCCTCGCCGCGCTCGCCGCCGGCCCGGCGCACGGCTACGAGCTCACCGCGAGCATCCGCGAGCGCAGCGACGGCGAGTTCGTCCTCGCCGAGGGCACCGTCTACCCGGCGCTGCACGGGCTCGAATCCCGCGGGCTGATCACGAGCTCGTGGGAGGTCGTCGGGGGCAGGCGGCGCCGCGTCTACGAGCTCAGCGGCGCCGGACGCGAGGCCCGGGATCAGCAGGCCGCCGACTGGCAGCGCTTCGCCAGCGGCATGAACCGAGTGTTGGGAGCATCCGCATGACCAGTGATCGCATCGACGCCTACCTGGACGACATGCTCGACCGCCTGGAGGGCACCCCGGGAGAACGCCGCCGGATGCTCACCGAGGCCGAGACGCACCTGCGCGACTCCGCCGACGCGTACCAGCGCGGCGGGATGGACGCCGACGCCGCACAGGCGGCCGCGATCGACGCGTTCGGCGACGCCCCGGCGATCGCGCGCGCCGCCAACCGCCGCCGGCCCGCCGAGCTGATCGCCGCGTGTGTTCGGGCGGCCGCGCAGCTCGCCGTGTACGGCTTCGCCGCGATCGGCGTGGCCACACTGCTCGCGCGGGCGCTGGCGCTGGTGACCTCGACCCAGTGGGTCTACGGGGCGCCCGCCGGCTACCGGTTCAGCGCGGCGCAGTGCGCGCACTGGCTCGCCGTCCAGCCGGGCGCGACCAGCTGCAGCAGCGCGGCCGCGCTGGAGAGCTCCGACGACTCCTTCCTGTTCATCCTCGTCGCGGCGGTCATCGGGCTGGTCATCGCGGGGGTCATCCTGGCCGCGATGCGGCTGGCCCGGCGGCGTCCGCTCCGCGCCACGGCTCGCCTACCGCGCACCGTCGTCACCGCGATCGGAGCGACCGCGTTCCTCGGCGCCGGTGTCGCGCTCCTCGCCGCTGGAGCCACCCAGGGCGTCTCGCGGGTGGCGTGGGGGCAGGGCGTGCTCTACACCGACGGGGTGGTCGCGCTGATCTTCGGCCTGGTCTTCCTCGTCCGGTTCCTCGTGACGATCCGACCCGTCCGGGCGTCCGCAGCGTGAACCGGACGCTCACCGTCGTCGTCAGCGGCGCGGTCGGAATCGGGCTCGGAGCCCTCAGCGGCCGGATCCTGTTCGGCGGTTCCGCCTGGAACCTGATCCCCTGGGCGATCGTCGCGATCGCCATCGGCCTCCTCGCCACCGACCGGCTCACCGCCCTGCTCGCGTCGGGGGTGTACGGCTACCTCCTGTGCGCCGTCTTCCTCTACACCGCGAACGCCAGCAACACGCCCCAGGCGCAACGCATCCTCTTCGCGCTCGTGCTCGGCCTCGTCGGCCCGGTGTGCTCCATCGTGCTCACACTGCTCGCGCGAGTCATCTCGCGGCAGCTCGTTCGACGGCGCGAGCCGTGATTGCGGCAGTGAGCGGTCGGGGTCGGCTCCACCCTCGCGCAGCGCACCCTGGCGGCTGCGCGGCTCGCGTTCTACCCTGAAGAAGCGCACGAAAGCGAACCGTGCGCTTCTCACGCTCAGGCCCATCGAACCCTGTCTGCCCCACCCGTCGCCGACGTCGGTCGCCATTGCGAACGATCCGCCGCTCTCGGATCCGCCCAGTCACTGACCTCCGTCGTGGGGCCACGTGTTGCACGACGACAACCTGAGGACGGGCCATGACCATCATCGATGAGGCGCTCAGCGCCATTGCAGCGAACGCCGACGATTACGATGCGAGCAACGGGTCGCCGCCGGCGCCGAAGATCGCGATCGTCACCTGTGCGGATCCCCGGCTGAGCGGGATCGTGAGGATGCTCGGCCTGGCCGACGCCGACGTCGACCTGATCAGGAACGTGGGGACCGTGATCGATGACGACTCGGTCCGATCCCTCATCGTCTCCACCCGGCTGCTCGGCACCCGGGAGATCATGATCATCAACCACAACGACTGCGGGATGTCGAAGTTCGCCGACCAGGAGCTCGAGGCCCGGCTGCGCACCGAGACGGGAGCGACGCCGATCGCGCCGGCCCGCTTCTACAGCTTCACCGACGTGGAGCAGAACACCAAGGAGCAGGTCGCCAAGGTGAAGACCCATCCGTGGATCTCCGCCGACATCCCGGTCCGGGGGTTCGTCTTCGACGTCCACACCGGTCGGCTCAGCGAAGTCGTCCCGGACTGACGCGGTCGCGGCTGAGGAGGTGCCACCATGCCGAGTCCCGCG of Leifsonia shinshuensis contains these proteins:
- a CDS encoding DUF1214 domain-containing protein, yielding MDAFWSVTVYNAEGYMVDNPEHVVSVNSVTAVPNDDGSITVRFGDSDEPNSIPTPEG
- a CDS encoding DUF1254 domain-containing protein, with product MSVQVNVDNFVRAETNRMFDFGQSQSGGINQWLRYRVPTPFDEQPVIRQNRDTLYSGAVVDVSRGARLTVPEHGDRYASAMVVNQDHYIQHIFHTPGTYELTADQCGSDYVLVAVRILVDPTDDTDIAAVNTLQDQFTIHAASSTPLTHPDYDTASFDTTRNHLLALSRGLPDYRNAFERPVRADRQRRPGGRVLVRHRLQR
- a CDS encoding nucleoside hydrolase, whose translation is MPQPLVLDTDIGTDVDDILALSMIVGSPELDLTGVTTVYGDVRLRARMIARTLAVAGALRPVIVPGLGLTRSGRPVWWPGHEGRLMPDLEIEVIDDDLDAITVLASASTVAAIGPLTNIAAMTERPDRAVDHIVMMGGEFRLGRPEHNIVCDVDAADVVFRSGVLLTAVGLDQTERVRITERSLEAIETAGPLGDLLYSEVRQFWSFAEQDYNVPHDPVAVLAIARPDLFTTERGQITVATSGPDAGVTTFVPDPAGPHRVVTDVDTEQVASEIVSRIVAAGVRNLAPLEEEKQ
- a CDS encoding sugar ABC transporter substrate-binding protein → MKKHTRKVLAVAAVALIPLAGLAACASGSAGSDKVTITFANADTSATWGDAVKGFEKANPNITVKQLNIPYAQYVATINQRMGQGGGGIDVMVVDAGGALADFASRGYLADISDLKQQAIDTAVSEDMVTAREYKGKLYALEPWTTSQFLYFNKDLLAKAGVQEPSTDPSQPWTYEQLTDAAKKVKATNAAEYAFLFDQWDSYYQLQMVGASAGGGNGISDGGKVDFANAGWQKALTWYHDLFTDGISPRGITNDKNGPLFQTGKAAFMISGPWGVSVAAQGKINFGIAPAPYFDGGKQATSTDSWGVAVSAKSKQTDAAKKFLQYLTINSTGNTESAQVANITPTNKDAYPAYATKANATAGASSANFGDVMQYQLKHNAVHRPNVLGYSVFEPGADQMFADIRNGADPKTAAQKADDELTAQIARLK
- a CDS encoding ABC transporter permease subunit, which codes for MFSTKAASGVTTSGAARRRVSVRARRDLLVAAALLAPALIILIVMRVVPMVSAVSTSFQHQSLSEGSSFTGLANYAYLFTSPDFYSVLWVTLTFNIVVNPVIVVLSTAVALLYTQRVPAVGLWRSLVFVPAAVPGAVVTLIWSTALQPDGLVNSILTFFGLPPQPFFTSASQAAMSIGILVTWGALGYWMIFIIAGLNDIPDSLHEAAMIDGANWWRRLFSITLPLLKRPMAFVLVACTVGNFLQFAPVQILTKGGPEGSTNFIMYDIFNRAFLLNDQGVGQAEVVVLMAILAIIVAIQFRLLRDDTR
- a CDS encoding carbohydrate ABC transporter permease, whose protein sequence is MKQSRRATITLLVASIVTAIVVFLPLWWVFVSSLRPGNTYVNYTTPLSWLAFIPIGGDLTNYVSVFSGPFLIGLGNSFLVAGLTILLGLIVAVPAAYVLATIPFKGRGLVFSFIVIVSMIPFDAISIPLASLFQNWGLSDSYAGLILPALANGFAIFMLRQFFLGIPTELLDAAAVDGLGRFGTLWWIVLPSARPALIGASMMLFLSQWQAYLWPLLIGTSPERQLAPIALANLSTLFTVDMGQILAGSFVLSIIPMILLLLFQRQYTQSLSSTGIKG
- a CDS encoding ribokinase, whose protein sequence is MTSGKLLVVGSLNQDTSLKVHVLPKPGETVAAIDVLVSAGGKSANQAVAASRLGAEVSLIGAVGDDEAGTALRRQLEASGVDTSSVSTIVSTATGTALITVDDQGENTIVVAAGANDHLTPERIGDSDFGGAAIISLCLEVPDHVLVYAALRAKRQGARVMLNASPLRAFDCALLELADIVVVNEHEYSALFGELPAEDDDWLTKLAELATQLLIVTLGKDGAIAVDRSTPTPTIHRQESRHVEAVDTTGCGDALAGVLAGELSKGTPLPEALERATAFASLVATRSGAQSSYPSREAFAQWQAEQAYAYE
- a CDS encoding LacI family DNA-binding transcriptional regulator, whose translation is MTDTGKREVTRSDVAKHARVSTAVVSYVVNNGPRPVAKATRERVLASMETLGYRPNAAARALRLQRATAVGLVVPDVSNTYFGALAQAVSNRAFDAGYALLLGDSDNDIDREAAQIDSLVGRQVDGLIVVSLDPSTTMAVGRTPTVYLDRRAAADQAVILPDNYGGAQMAVEHLLQHGRKRIGHLAGPEGGPGADERLKGWEDTVRSAGQTEALSFVERAEFTRNGGYEAGRRLLKNPDRAPDALFVSSDVQALGLLRAAREANVRVPEDLAVISFDGTEDAAYSDPPLSAIEQPIEEIAAAALAAVLADPFIPVHERVGVSLVTRASCGCHSYA
- a CDS encoding methyltransferase domain-containing protein, whose protein sequence is MTRNRNLKRRVRLRAAKTGESYTSARRQLIPDEPPASKFEAQRPSDYLLRAAASPAGRTYKTLAIEQLAIDPANTILDLGCGTGGELDPLLRALGPAGSLIGVDADEEALRAARDRFEDPRLKLIVGDAHTLALDDGSVDRAYVDRTAQHLTAPATVLSELRRILRPDGRVVLAEPDWQTLVIDSPEPELAETYRRFVIEEVIRNPRIGSELPRLVQHAGLQLDTVIPVTATYTDPIEGDRIFGFARVTRRAVAAGYLDPDQADRWLGYLGGGPFFASLTVFITVATRIC
- a CDS encoding PadR family transcriptional regulator, which translates into the protein MANDRIKGNLDLLLLAALAAGPAHGYELTASIRERSDGEFVLAEGTVYPALHGLESRGLITSSWEVVGGRRRRVYELSGAGREARDQQAADWQRFASGMNRVLGASA
- a CDS encoding permease prefix domain 1-containing protein yields the protein MTSDRIDAYLDDMLDRLEGTPGERRRMLTEAETHLRDSADAYQRGGMDADAAQAAAIDAFGDAPAIARAANRRRPAELIAACVRAAAQLAVYGFAAIGVATLLARALALVTSTQWVYGAPAGYRFSAAQCAHWLAVQPGATSCSSAAALESSDDSFLFILVAAVIGLVIAGVILAAMRLARRRPLRATARLPRTVVTAIGATAFLGAGVALLAAGATQGVSRVAWGQGVLYTDGVVALIFGLVFLVRFLVTIRPVRASAA